In Myxococcus stipitatus, the following are encoded in one genomic region:
- a CDS encoding phosphate ABC transporter substrate-binding protein produces the protein MKAFLGSIVAGLLLALPLSAQAGNVTVKGSDTMVILGQRWAEEFMKKTPGTKVQVTGGGSGVGLAALQNGTTEIAMSSREMKDAEKQKLRTRYNTTGVEIPVAKDGVTFYVSESNPVSALTVEQLRGIYVGDVTNWKQVGGPDAPIIIYSRENSSGTYVFVKDHVLDGEDYTASAQTLPGTAAVVNAVAKEKNSIGYGGAAYAKGVKELKIKKGNEEVAPSAENIKTGKYPLSRDLYFYLRNKPSGEAKTFIDFALSPEGQAVVTKVGYFPVK, from the coding sequence ATGAAGGCATTCCTCGGTTCAATCGTCGCGGGCCTGCTGCTCGCCCTCCCGCTCTCCGCCCAAGCCGGCAACGTCACCGTGAAGGGCTCGGACACCATGGTCATCCTCGGCCAGCGGTGGGCCGAGGAGTTCATGAAGAAGACGCCCGGCACCAAGGTCCAGGTGACGGGCGGGGGCTCCGGTGTGGGTCTCGCCGCGCTGCAGAACGGCACCACCGAAATCGCCATGTCCAGCCGCGAGATGAAGGACGCGGAGAAGCAGAAGCTGCGCACCCGCTACAACACCACGGGCGTGGAGATTCCGGTCGCCAAGGACGGCGTCACCTTCTACGTCAGCGAGAGCAACCCGGTGAGCGCCCTCACCGTGGAGCAGCTGCGCGGCATCTACGTGGGAGATGTCACCAACTGGAAGCAGGTGGGCGGCCCCGACGCGCCCATCATCATCTACTCCCGTGAGAACTCCTCCGGCACCTACGTCTTCGTGAAGGACCACGTGCTGGACGGTGAGGACTACACCGCCTCCGCCCAGACGCTGCCCGGCACCGCCGCGGTGGTGAACGCCGTCGCCAAGGAGAAGAACAGCATCGGCTACGGCGGCGCCGCGTACGCCAAGGGCGTCAAGGAGCTGAAAATCAAGAAGGGCAACGAAGAGGTCGCCCCCTCGGCGGAGAACATCAAGACGGGCAAGTACCCGCTGTCGCGCGACCTGTACTTCTACCTGCGCAACAAGCCCTCGGGGGAGGCCAAGACGTTCATCGACTTCGCGCTTTCGCCGGAAGGGCAGGCGGTGGTCACCAAGGTCGGATACTTCCCGGTGAAGTAG
- the pstA gene encoding phosphate ABC transporter permease PstA: protein MTPGTRRAVGLTLTSLTALAAFVIVAVLAIILFNIAENGAAGVTWTFLSQPPSDGMMGGGIFPAIFGTAALTLLMTVAVMPVGVMTAVYLHEYAPPHSLFARLVRVAVVNLAGVPSIVFGLFGLGFFILFVGQGMDRAFGHDEMYWAQPGLLWAALTLAVLTLPVVIVSTEEALRAVPMDHRTASLALGATQSQTLARVVLPGALPGILTGAVLAISRGAGEVAPILFTGAAYFLPDLPTHLNSQFMHLGYHTYVMATQSPDVEATRPLLYSTVLVLLMLTFALNLVAVIIRTRTRRKAAGAH from the coding sequence ATGACGCCGGGAACCCGCCGAGCCGTGGGCCTGACGCTCACGTCGCTCACGGCCCTGGCCGCCTTCGTCATCGTGGCGGTGCTGGCCATCATCCTCTTCAACATCGCGGAGAACGGGGCCGCGGGCGTCACCTGGACGTTCCTCTCCCAACCGCCCTCGGACGGGATGATGGGCGGCGGCATCTTCCCCGCCATCTTCGGCACCGCCGCGCTCACGCTGCTGATGACGGTGGCGGTGATGCCGGTGGGCGTGATGACGGCGGTGTACCTGCACGAGTACGCGCCGCCCCACTCGCTCTTCGCGCGCCTGGTGCGCGTGGCCGTGGTCAACCTGGCGGGTGTGCCCTCCATCGTCTTCGGCCTGTTCGGCCTGGGCTTCTTCATCCTCTTCGTGGGCCAGGGCATGGACCGCGCGTTCGGCCATGATGAGATGTACTGGGCGCAGCCGGGCCTCTTGTGGGCGGCCCTCACCCTGGCGGTGCTGACCTTGCCCGTGGTCATCGTCTCCACCGAGGAGGCGCTGCGCGCGGTGCCCATGGACCACCGCACCGCGAGCCTCGCGCTGGGCGCCACGCAATCCCAGACGCTGGCGCGGGTGGTGCTCCCGGGGGCGCTGCCCGGCATCCTCACGGGCGCGGTGCTGGCCATCTCCCGAGGCGCGGGGGAAGTGGCGCCCATCCTCTTCACGGGCGCGGCCTACTTCCTGCCGGACCTGCCCACGCACCTCAATTCACAGTTCATGCACCTGGGCTACCACACGTACGTGATGGCCACCCAGTCGCCGGACGTGGAGGCCACCCGTCCCCTGCTGTACTCGACGGTGCTGGTGCTGCTGATGCTCACCTTCGCCCTCAACCTCGTCGCGGTCATCATCCGCACGCGAACGCGCCGCAAGGCCGCGGGCGCCCACTGA
- the phoU gene encoding phosphate signaling complex protein PhoU yields the protein MPLTHTDKAFEQDLRDLREKLLAMGAKVEGLIAQSMLALTERDSALAEKVVHADKDVNRLEIEVDELCRRILALRQPAASDLRLITTALKIVTDLERIGDLAVNIAERSMDLNQVPPLAPYVDTPRLAELAQQQVKRSLDAFVSGDATKAEEVLQGDDLLDALFLKIFNELLAYMMEDSKNIRRATALMFIAKHLERIGDHAMNVAEMVVYMVRGKDIRHPRSRNLGD from the coding sequence ATGCCCCTGACGCACACGGACAAGGCCTTCGAGCAGGACCTGAGGGACCTGCGCGAGAAGTTGCTCGCGATGGGGGCGAAGGTGGAGGGCCTCATCGCTCAGAGCATGCTGGCCCTGACGGAGCGAGACAGCGCCCTGGCGGAGAAGGTCGTCCACGCGGACAAGGACGTGAACCGGCTGGAAATCGAGGTGGACGAGCTGTGCCGCCGCATCCTCGCGCTGCGCCAGCCGGCCGCCAGTGATTTGCGCCTCATCACCACGGCGCTGAAAATCGTCACGGACCTGGAGCGCATTGGCGACCTGGCCGTCAACATCGCCGAGCGCTCCATGGACCTGAACCAGGTCCCCCCGCTGGCCCCGTACGTGGACACGCCCCGGTTGGCGGAGCTGGCGCAGCAGCAGGTGAAGCGCTCGCTGGACGCCTTCGTCTCCGGCGACGCGACGAAGGCGGAGGAGGTCCTCCAGGGCGATGACCTGCTGGACGCGCTCTTCCTCAAGATTTTCAACGAGCTGCTAGCGTACATGATGGAGGACTCCAAGAACATCCGCCGGGCCACGGCGCTGATGTTCATCGCCAAGCACCTGGAGCGCATCGGCGACCACGCGATGAACGTGGCGGAGATGGTCGTCTACATGGTGCGGGGCAAGGACATCCGCCATCCCCGCAGCCGCAACCTGGGCGACTGA
- the pstB gene encoding phosphate ABC transporter ATP-binding protein PstB — translation MEARELTLRYGTKEAIKKVSLAILDRRVTALIGPSGCGKSTFLRSLNRMNDLIPGANHTGTILLDDTDIHDRSVDVVDLRRRVGMVFQKSNPFPKSIFENVAYGLRVGGMKDKQQLSQRVEKSLRGAALWDEVKDRLHESALGLSGGQQQRLCIARAMAVEPQVLLMDEPASALDPIATAKIEELIHELKATYTIAIVTHNMQQAARVSDRTAFFYMGELVECGPTEQIFTNPREKRTEDYVTGKFG, via the coding sequence ATGGAGGCGCGAGAGCTGACCCTCCGCTACGGCACCAAGGAGGCCATCAAGAAGGTCTCCCTGGCCATCCTGGACCGGCGCGTCACCGCCCTCATCGGTCCGTCGGGTTGTGGCAAGTCCACCTTCCTGCGCTCGCTCAACCGGATGAATGACTTGATTCCGGGCGCAAACCACACCGGCACCATCCTCCTGGACGACACGGACATCCACGACCGCAGCGTGGACGTGGTGGACCTGCGCCGCCGCGTGGGCATGGTCTTCCAGAAGTCCAATCCGTTCCCCAAGAGCATCTTCGAGAACGTGGCCTACGGCCTGCGCGTGGGGGGCATGAAGGACAAGCAGCAGCTGTCCCAGCGCGTGGAGAAGTCCCTGCGCGGCGCGGCCCTCTGGGACGAGGTGAAGGACCGCCTCCACGAGAGCGCGCTGGGCCTGTCCGGCGGCCAGCAGCAGCGGCTGTGTATCGCCCGCGCCATGGCGGTGGAGCCGCAGGTGCTGCTGATGGACGAGCCCGCGAGCGCCCTGGACCCCATCGCCACGGCGAAGATTGAAGAGCTCATCCACGAGCTGAAGGCGACGTACACCATCGCCATCGTCACCCACAACATGCAACAGGCCGCGCGGGTGAGCGACAGGACGGCTTTCTTCTACATGGGCGAGCTGGTGGAATGCGGGCCCACCGAGCAGATTTTCACCAACCCTCGCGAGAAGCGCACCGAGGATTACGTCACCGGGAAGTTCGGGTGA
- a CDS encoding response regulator produces MAHVLIVDDEPDLAQLIDFNLRDAGFSTQLASTGEAALASARERPPELVLLDLMLPDMSGIDVCRQLRAQAASREILIVMLTAKGEESDRIRGFEVGADDYVVKPFSVRELVLRLKAILRRGGTPQSPHAAPLALGALKLDLTAHRFYVEEKEVPLTALEFRLLGHLMTRMGRVQTREQLLEEVWGLSSSLETRTIDTHVMRLRDKLGPARALLETVRGVGYRIVEPSL; encoded by the coding sequence ATGGCCCACGTCCTCATCGTCGACGACGAACCCGATCTCGCCCAACTCATCGACTTCAACCTGCGCGATGCCGGCTTCTCCACGCAGCTGGCGTCCACGGGAGAAGCCGCGCTCGCGTCCGCGCGCGAGCGCCCGCCCGAGCTCGTCCTGCTGGACCTGATGCTCCCCGACATGTCCGGCATCGACGTCTGCCGGCAACTGCGCGCACAGGCCGCGTCGCGCGAAATCCTCATCGTCATGCTCACCGCCAAGGGCGAGGAGTCCGACCGCATCCGAGGCTTCGAGGTCGGCGCGGACGACTACGTCGTCAAGCCCTTCAGCGTGCGGGAGCTGGTGCTGCGCCTCAAGGCCATCCTCCGGCGAGGCGGCACGCCGCAGTCGCCCCACGCGGCCCCCCTCGCCCTGGGCGCCCTCAAACTGGACCTCACCGCGCACCGCTTCTACGTTGAGGAGAAGGAAGTCCCACTCACCGCGCTGGAGTTCCGCCTCTTGGGCCACCTCATGACCCGCATGGGCCGGGTGCAGACGCGCGAGCAGCTCCTCGAAGAGGTCTGGGGCCTGTCCTCGTCCCTGGAGACGCGCACCATCGACACCCACGTCATGCGCCTGCGCGACAAGCTCGGCCCCGCCCGCGCCCTCCTGGAGACGGTGCGTGGCGTGGGATACCGCATCGTCGAACCGTCCCTCTGA
- a CDS encoding metallophosphoesterase: MPTLPGMPIRTLAHLSDLHLDLSVTSDTSARALMKALTECGADHVVVTGDLTHQGLREEYRRFLDIFSPLLDVGRLTFIPGNHDRPGNDVGRGWMDGLKVRTVRGPGLYFVCVDSTGDHNRNYFASHGTLSRDTVEKVECALNAAPRDALVAVLVHHHVLPLPEESFPERLASRMGWPHASELSLGAELVKRIQGRCDLVLHGHRHRPGESVLDPVRGRALRVCNAGSSTDLGRFRLFRHSEGRLVGEPEWYHSAQPVRPRTASHNVRPALQYLVTQLGLALF; this comes from the coding sequence ATGCCTACCTTGCCGGGCATGCCCATCCGGACGTTGGCGCACCTGTCGGACCTGCACCTGGACCTGAGCGTCACGAGTGACACCTCGGCACGCGCGCTGATGAAGGCGCTGACGGAGTGCGGCGCCGACCATGTGGTGGTGACGGGAGACCTGACGCACCAGGGCTTGCGCGAGGAGTACCGTCGATTCCTCGACATCTTCTCTCCCCTGCTCGACGTGGGCCGCCTCACCTTCATCCCCGGCAACCATGACCGCCCCGGCAACGACGTGGGGCGCGGGTGGATGGATGGCCTCAAGGTGCGCACCGTGCGCGGCCCCGGGCTCTACTTCGTCTGCGTGGACTCCACCGGCGACCACAACCGCAACTACTTCGCGAGCCACGGCACCCTCTCCCGCGACACGGTGGAGAAGGTGGAGTGCGCGCTGAATGCCGCGCCGCGTGACGCGCTGGTGGCGGTGCTGGTGCATCACCACGTGCTGCCCTTGCCCGAGGAGAGCTTCCCGGAGCGGCTGGCCTCGCGGATGGGCTGGCCCCACGCGTCGGAGCTGTCGCTGGGCGCGGAGCTCGTCAAGCGCATCCAGGGCCGGTGCGACCTGGTGCTGCACGGCCACCGCCACCGTCCGGGAGAATCCGTCCTGGACCCGGTGCGGGGCCGCGCCCTGCGGGTGTGCAACGCGGGCAGCTCCACGGACCTGGGGCGCTTCCGGCTGTTCCGCCACTCGGAAGGCCGGCTGGTGGGCGAGCCCGAGTGGTACCACTCGGCCCAGCCGGTGCGCCCTCGCACGGCCAGTCACAACGTGCGGCCCGCGCTGCAGTATCTGGTGACGCAGTTGGGCCTGGCGCTGTTCTGA
- a CDS encoding ceramide glucosyltransferase: MSLASALLLFAASFGLTALVIQYVLVLRHRRERPRALPAGMAWPGISILKPLCGADDDLEANLKHFARLDYPGEYEVVLGVKDTRDAAYAVAKEAVRRWPGIMRLELQEGAPGLNPKVNQLITLADRARYDLLVISDSNTRVAPGYLEEIAAGFADPTVGCVTHPVAGMGERTFGSLLDNLYLTSSAAAGMIGAKRFADQDIVVGKSMALRRADVEALGGFYSVRDVLAEDYVIGQWVTRKLGRRVHVACTPVFNVSLEKSVRAFFQRYLRWSVIHRTAVTPPTYVAQALLNPTPLAVLGALLSPTPESAALALAIVLGKVVVDLAAFRALRPQPVSWRCAPAVLAKDALLFVAWWHGVFFRTVDWRGTRLRVGPGTRLLPPRVSMSTVNAPLAPRDEWVAG; encoded by the coding sequence ATGTCGCTTGCTTCCGCCCTCCTCCTCTTCGCTGCCTCGTTCGGCCTCACCGCACTCGTCATCCAGTACGTGCTCGTGCTCCGCCACCGGCGTGAGCGGCCTCGGGCCCTCCCCGCGGGCATGGCGTGGCCGGGCATCTCCATCCTCAAGCCCCTGTGCGGCGCGGACGATGACCTGGAGGCGAACCTCAAGCACTTCGCCCGCCTGGACTATCCGGGTGAGTACGAGGTGGTGCTGGGCGTCAAGGACACGCGCGACGCGGCCTACGCGGTGGCGAAGGAAGCGGTGCGCCGCTGGCCCGGCATCATGCGGCTGGAGCTGCAGGAAGGCGCGCCGGGCCTCAACCCCAAGGTGAACCAGCTCATCACCCTGGCGGACCGGGCCCGCTACGACCTCCTGGTCATCAGCGACAGCAACACGCGGGTGGCGCCCGGCTATCTGGAGGAGATTGCCGCGGGCTTCGCGGACCCCACGGTGGGCTGCGTCACGCACCCCGTCGCTGGCATGGGCGAGCGAACCTTCGGCTCACTGCTGGACAACCTCTACCTGACGTCCAGCGCGGCGGCGGGGATGATTGGCGCCAAGCGCTTCGCGGACCAGGACATCGTCGTGGGCAAGTCCATGGCGCTGCGCCGCGCGGACGTGGAGGCGCTGGGCGGCTTCTATTCGGTGCGCGACGTGCTGGCGGAGGACTACGTCATTGGCCAGTGGGTGACGCGCAAGCTGGGCCGGCGTGTGCATGTGGCGTGTACGCCCGTCTTCAACGTGTCCCTGGAGAAGAGCGTGCGCGCCTTCTTCCAGCGCTACCTGCGCTGGAGTGTCATCCACCGGACGGCGGTGACGCCGCCCACCTACGTGGCGCAGGCGCTGCTCAACCCCACCCCGCTGGCCGTGCTGGGCGCGCTCTTGAGCCCCACCCCGGAGTCGGCGGCCCTGGCCCTGGCCATTGTCCTGGGCAAGGTGGTGGTGGACCTGGCGGCGTTCCGCGCGCTGCGCCCGCAGCCGGTGTCCTGGCGCTGCGCTCCCGCGGTGCTGGCCAAGGACGCGCTGCTGTTCGTCGCGTGGTGGCACGGCGTCTTCTTCCGCACGGTGGACTGGCGCGGCACGCGACTGCGCGTCGGTCCCGGGACGCGTCTGCTCCCTCCGCGCGTGTCCATGTCCACGGTCAACGCGCCGCTGGCACCTCGGGACGAGTGGGTCGCCGGGTGA
- a CDS encoding porin — protein sequence MRRLANALLVLTLSPTVALAQQQVPATEQPSTQAPASDVPAADAPPTENTAPATTSEADAAPADIDERMTIAEGKVAALEEQNTETKNDLLSLKRLKISGYVQGRYQYQESLDDSGAGGFSRFSVRRGRLKTTYTTDWAQLMLQIDAVPAPPGVTVRDAEATLFIPGTKQQLSLTLGQMKWPFGYEAVQSSSDREMPERTRVIRAFLPDERDRGIKFAGNFLEGKMNVSVGLFDGDGIFNQGYIGSDNDKEKDFIGRAGFDLGWLSGGVSGWHGYSIAKAPSDTYRKAYTRERLGLDAQVYLDVLPFGATAIKGEYIVGKGYWKSSGDVKVEQLGIPASGWYGLIVQNVGLTNAVAVRYDWFDPEHGRKNAAVDGRPASTNTVGTLGVSLLHYFGENLKVTAAYEMPMTAAPDGAQEPHDNLFTLQMQARY from the coding sequence ATGCGTCGCCTCGCCAACGCCCTCCTCGTCCTTACACTGAGCCCCACCGTCGCGCTGGCCCAGCAGCAGGTCCCCGCCACCGAGCAGCCCTCGACCCAGGCTCCCGCCTCGGACGTGCCCGCGGCGGACGCGCCCCCCACGGAAAACACCGCGCCCGCGACGACCTCCGAAGCGGACGCGGCCCCCGCGGACATCGACGAGCGGATGACCATCGCCGAGGGCAAGGTCGCCGCGCTGGAAGAGCAGAACACCGAGACGAAGAACGACCTGCTCTCCCTCAAGAGGCTGAAGATTTCGGGTTACGTCCAGGGGCGCTATCAGTACCAGGAGAGCTTGGATGACTCGGGTGCGGGCGGCTTCAGCCGCTTCAGCGTGCGCCGGGGCCGCCTCAAAACGACCTACACCACGGACTGGGCGCAGCTCATGCTGCAGATTGACGCGGTGCCCGCGCCTCCGGGTGTCACCGTGCGCGACGCCGAGGCCACCCTCTTCATCCCCGGCACCAAGCAGCAGCTCTCCCTCACCCTGGGGCAGATGAAGTGGCCCTTCGGCTACGAGGCCGTCCAGTCCTCCAGCGACCGCGAGATGCCCGAGCGCACCCGCGTCATCCGCGCCTTCCTCCCGGACGAGCGCGACCGCGGCATCAAGTTCGCGGGCAACTTCCTGGAGGGCAAGATGAACGTCAGCGTCGGACTCTTCGACGGCGACGGCATCTTCAACCAGGGCTACATCGGCTCGGACAACGACAAGGAGAAGGACTTCATCGGCCGCGCCGGCTTCGACCTGGGCTGGCTGTCCGGCGGCGTCTCCGGCTGGCACGGCTACTCCATCGCCAAGGCTCCGTCGGATACCTATCGCAAGGCGTACACGCGCGAGCGCCTGGGACTGGACGCGCAGGTCTACCTGGACGTGCTGCCCTTCGGCGCGACCGCCATCAAGGGCGAGTACATCGTCGGCAAGGGCTACTGGAAGAGCTCCGGCGACGTGAAGGTGGAGCAGCTTGGCATCCCCGCCAGCGGCTGGTACGGGTTGATTGTCCAGAATGTGGGCCTGACCAACGCCGTGGCCGTCCGCTACGACTGGTTCGACCCGGAGCACGGGCGGAAGAACGCGGCCGTGGACGGCCGCCCCGCCTCCACCAACACGGTGGGCACCCTGGGCGTGTCCCTCCTCCACTACTTCGGGGAGAACCTGAAGGTCACCGCCGCGTACGAGATGCCCATGACGGCCGCTCCGGACGGTGCCCAGGAGCCGCACGACAACCTGTTCACGCTTCAGATGCAGGCCCGCTACTAG
- a CDS encoding response regulator, which translates to MPGVRREVLPVSGGCLARLDADECAKRVLVVDDDADWREFLRLSLEDLGYEACEAADGLEALESLRRGERFEVMLLDLNMPGMSGLEVVEHLPRGSQTRVVFLTSAAAQDVGQALMSGPHYYLPKGASRDQLSLLLQSLGE; encoded by the coding sequence ATGCCGGGGGTGCGCAGGGAGGTTCTCCCCGTGTCGGGAGGATGCTTGGCGCGACTGGACGCGGACGAATGCGCGAAAAGAGTCCTGGTCGTCGATGACGACGCGGACTGGCGGGAATTCCTTCGGCTCAGCCTGGAGGACCTGGGGTATGAAGCCTGTGAGGCGGCGGACGGGCTGGAGGCGTTGGAGAGCCTGCGGCGCGGAGAGCGCTTCGAGGTCATGCTGCTGGACCTCAACATGCCAGGCATGAGCGGCCTGGAGGTCGTGGAACACCTTCCGCGTGGGTCACAAACGCGCGTGGTGTTCCTGACCTCGGCCGCGGCCCAGGACGTGGGACAGGCCCTGATGTCCGGTCCCCACTACTACCTCCCCAAGGGCGCCAGCCGGGACCAACTGTCTCTCCTCTTGCAATCACTTGGTGAGTGA
- a CDS encoding hydroxymethylglutaryl-CoA reductase, degradative, whose protein sequence is MATEFVGPQGARGDASIQSVFSGFQCLSLEERRERMESGLGLDAQTLDGLTGVEGPRLETTLSTVENAVGLFSLPLGLGLPLKVNGRDYAVPMVVEEPTVIPALSFVAKLVGEAGGFVAEADPSLMIGQIQLTRYGPPSFAMARILEARAELLALANGMHPELTEQGGGARDVEVRLLPAPEGPGMEPLLVVHVVVDTKEAMGAHLVNTMMEGIAPRIEQLTGGKVYLRILTHLSDRRLARARCSIPERSLADFGLGGVEVAEGIVQASRFAQADPYRAATHNKGIMNGIDALALATGQDWRAIEAGAHAFAARTGRYGPLSVWRREGGNLLGDIQLPLALGTVGDAPLTHPGVQAALKVLGHPSARELACIFASVGLAQNLAAIRALGSAGNQRGHMAVQARSVASSVGAPPEWVEAIAALLVQEGEVRVDRARQVLDRMRGGEGGPLEPSPPGARRQGEQL, encoded by the coding sequence ATGGCAACGGAGTTCGTGGGTCCCCAGGGGGCTCGAGGGGACGCGTCAATCCAGTCTGTGTTTTCCGGCTTCCAGTGCTTGTCGTTGGAGGAGCGACGCGAGCGGATGGAGTCGGGGCTGGGGTTGGACGCGCAGACACTCGATGGGCTCACAGGAGTGGAAGGACCGAGACTGGAGACGACGTTGTCCACGGTGGAGAACGCCGTGGGATTGTTCAGCCTTCCGCTGGGATTGGGGCTCCCGCTGAAGGTCAACGGAAGGGACTACGCGGTTCCCATGGTGGTGGAGGAGCCGACGGTCATCCCGGCCCTCTCGTTCGTCGCCAAGCTGGTGGGTGAGGCGGGGGGCTTCGTCGCGGAGGCGGACCCTTCGCTGATGATTGGACAGATTCAGCTCACCCGGTATGGGCCGCCCAGCTTCGCCATGGCGCGCATCCTGGAAGCACGCGCGGAGCTCTTGGCGCTGGCCAACGGCATGCACCCGGAGCTGACGGAGCAAGGCGGGGGCGCGCGTGACGTGGAGGTGCGGCTCCTGCCCGCGCCGGAGGGGCCTGGGATGGAGCCGCTCCTGGTGGTGCACGTCGTCGTGGACACGAAGGAGGCGATGGGGGCCCACCTGGTGAACACGATGATGGAGGGCATCGCGCCGCGCATCGAACAGCTCACGGGAGGCAAGGTCTATCTGCGCATCCTCACGCACCTGTCGGACCGGCGGCTGGCGCGCGCTCGATGTTCGATTCCGGAGCGCTCGTTGGCGGACTTCGGCCTAGGGGGTGTGGAGGTGGCGGAGGGAATCGTCCAGGCGAGCCGCTTCGCGCAGGCGGACCCCTACCGCGCGGCCACGCACAACAAGGGCATCATGAATGGCATCGATGCGCTGGCGCTGGCCACCGGACAGGACTGGCGCGCCATCGAGGCGGGGGCCCATGCGTTCGCGGCCCGCACGGGGCGGTACGGTCCGCTGTCCGTCTGGCGCCGGGAGGGCGGCAACCTGTTGGGCGACATCCAGCTCCCGCTGGCGCTGGGCACGGTGGGGGACGCTCCGCTGACGCACCCGGGCGTGCAGGCGGCGCTCAAGGTGCTGGGGCATCCGTCCGCGCGGGAGCTCGCGTGTATCTTCGCGTCGGTGGGGCTCGCGCAGAACCTGGCGGCGATTCGCGCGCTGGGCTCGGCGGGCAATCAGCGTGGGCACATGGCGGTGCAGGCACGTTCGGTGGCGTCGAGCGTGGGCGCGCCCCCGGAGTGGGTGGAGGCCATCGCCGCGCTGCTCGTGCAGGAGGGCGAGGTGCGGGTGGACCGCGCACGGCAGGTGCTGGACCGGATGCGAGGCGGGGAGGGTGGCCCGTTGGAGCCCTCGCCACCGGGCGCCCGGCGGCAGGGGGAGCAGCTCTGA
- the pstC gene encoding phosphate ABC transporter permease subunit PstC, with product MEQGLSQPLVAPSLSPAARRRQLREKVIAGLITLMAFTGIAALILIIIFVAKEALGLFTDAEARHEASFSKMFLAQDVPVGRPAFRWQPVSKVPKVSMIPLFVGTLKTTVVSMMVAVPLGVFGALFAAEFAPRRLRELLKPVIELLAGIPSVVLGFFALMVMSTVVKDFFHFDRPLNAMLAGLGLALAIVPVIFTVSEDALTAVPRSYREASLALGATPWETAWKVVLPAAAPGILAACVLGFGRAIGETMIVLMASGNADVISWSLGDSARSLSATIAAEMGEVVVGSPHYSLLFFIGVQLFLFTFVLNLMASTWTRRVVRKLTGGAA from the coding sequence ATGGAGCAGGGTCTCAGTCAGCCACTCGTCGCGCCCTCGTTGTCGCCGGCCGCGCGGAGGCGGCAGCTTCGGGAGAAGGTCATCGCGGGGCTCATCACCCTGATGGCCTTCACCGGCATCGCGGCGCTCATCCTCATCATCATCTTCGTGGCGAAAGAGGCGCTCGGCCTCTTCACCGACGCAGAGGCCCGCCACGAGGCCAGCTTCTCCAAGATGTTCCTGGCGCAGGATGTGCCCGTGGGCCGCCCGGCCTTCCGTTGGCAACCTGTCTCCAAGGTGCCCAAGGTCAGCATGATTCCGCTGTTCGTGGGCACCTTGAAGACCACCGTCGTCTCCATGATGGTGGCGGTGCCCCTGGGGGTGTTCGGCGCGCTGTTCGCCGCGGAGTTCGCGCCCCGGCGGCTGCGCGAATTGCTCAAGCCCGTCATCGAACTGCTCGCCGGCATCCCTTCCGTCGTCCTGGGTTTCTTCGCGCTGATGGTGATGTCCACGGTGGTGAAGGACTTCTTCCACTTCGACCGGCCGCTCAACGCGATGCTGGCGGGCCTGGGCCTGGCGCTCGCCATCGTCCCCGTCATCTTCACGGTGTCCGAGGACGCGCTCACCGCGGTGCCCCGCAGCTACCGCGAGGCCTCGCTCGCGCTGGGCGCCACGCCCTGGGAGACCGCGTGGAAGGTGGTGCTCCCCGCCGCGGCCCCGGGCATCCTCGCCGCGTGTGTGCTGGGCTTCGGGCGCGCCATCGGCGAGACGATGATTGTCCTCATGGCCTCCGGCAACGCGGACGTCATCTCCTGGAGCCTGGGGGATTCGGCGCGCTCGCTGTCGGCGACCATCGCCGCGGAGATGGGTGAAGTGGTGGTGGGCAGTCCCCACTACTCGCTCCTGTTCTTCATCGGCGTGCAGCTCTTCCTCTTCACCTTCGTGCTCAACCTGATGGCCTCCACCTGGACCCGGCGCGTCGTGCGCAAGCTCACCGGCGGTGCCGCATGA